From the genome of Bacteroides sp.:
CCCAAATCGGCAGAGGTGTGGGTCAACGAGTTACGCCTCTATGAATTTGATGACCAGGGAGGCTGGGCTGCCAACGGCCGCCTCAATGCCACGCTGGCTGATTTGGGTAATGTAACCCTGGCCGGTTTTTTAAGTACGCCGGGATTTGGTGGCATTGAACAAAAGGTAAACGAACGTTCGAAAGAGCAGCTTACCTCCTACGACCTGGCCACCAACCTGGAACTGGGGCGTTTCTTCCCGCAGGATTTCGGGCTGCGCATCCCCATGCACTTCAGCTTCTCGGAAGCCATCAGCAACCCGCAATATAACCCGCTGAACCCTGATATCCTTTTCAAGGATGATCTGGATACCTATGAGACCGAAGCTGAGCGCGACTCCATCCGCCACCTGGCGCAGGACTATACAAGACGCAAGAGCCTTAACTTCACCAATGTGGCCAAGAACCGAACCGGCGGAGGCCCCTCGAGGATCTATGGCATAGAGAATTTTGACATGAGTTACGCTTTTACCGAGATTTATTCGCGGAGCGTGGACTTTGAATACGACTTGCAAAGGCAGTGGCGCGGCGCTTTGGGTTATAACTTTACAGCCAACCCCGATCCCGTGACCCCCTTTTCGAAGATAAACCTCTTCAGCCATAAGGCTTTTAGCCTGATCCGCGACTTCAACTTTTACTACATGCCCCGCATGCTGTCGTTCCGCACGAATATTGATAGGGGTTATGCTGAGTCGCTGATGCGCCCCAAGAGCACAGGCATCGTGCTTCTTGAGCCAAACTATGTGAAAACTTTTGCATGGAACAGGTTGTATGACTTACGGTGGGATCTCACCCGCGGCCTGAAACTGGAGTTCACTGCCACCAACAATGCCCGTATCGATGAGCCGGAAGGCCGTATCCAAAGGGGTCAGGATGATTACCAGTGGAAACGCGACTCCATTTGGGAGAACATACGCAGTTTCGGGCGCACCACCTTCTACAATCATCGCATGAAGGTTACCTATAATATCCCGATCAACAAACTTCCCTTGCTCGACTGGGTCAATGCCAATGCCGAATATGCCGGTAATTACGACTGGGCTGCTGCAGCCCTTGCAGCCCGGGAACTGGGCAACACGGTCGAAAACTCACAGACCAAGCGCCTCAACCTGAACGCTAACTTTGTCAACCTTTACAATAAAGTGGGCTTCCTTCGCGAAATCAATCAGAAGAGCCAGGCCAGTGCCGGGCCACGGCGACCCGGAGGCCGGCCCCGTCCACCACAAGAGGAAGAGCAACAACAGGATACCCTTCCACCGGAACGTCCTGATTACGGGAAAATCCTTTTTGAAGGCACCATGCGATTCCTGATGGGGTTCCGCAACCTGTCCATCAATTTCACCGAAAGCAATGGTACGCGCCTTCCAGGCTTTGTTCCTACCCCTGGACTGCTGGGACAGAACTGGACACTGATGTCTCCGGGTACAGGCTTTATTTTCGGAAGCCAGGAAGACATCCGCGAACAGGCGGCACGGGAAGGGTGGCTCACCACCAACCCCATGCTCAACAATGCGTTTGCAAAAAATCATACGCAGAACATCTCGGCCAGAAGCCAGTTTGAGCCCCTGCCTAACCTGCGGGTAGAATTTACCGCTATCCGAAACTATGCCCTGTCGCGCTCCGAATATTTCAAAGCCGACTCATTGGGTAACTTTGGGTCATTCAGTCCCATGGAAACGGGTAGCTTCAGCATTTCGTTCTTCTCTTTCAAGACTACGTTTGAATCGTTCGACAACCGTTTCAACACCTCCGAGAACTTCGAGAATTTTAAGGAATACCGTCAGCAAATCGCCTTCCGTTTGGCAGACCGGAACCCTAACTGGGACCAGACCACCGATTCCATCACCGGGTTCCCAACGGGTTATGGACCCACCTCGCAGGATGTCATGATCCCTGCCTTTATGGCGGCATACGCAGGCTGGGATCCCTCAGGCTCATCGCTGTCGCCCTTCCTGAAAATTCCCATGCCAAGCTGGCGTCTGACCTACGATGGCCTTTCCAAGATCCCTGCCTTGCAGAAATACTTCCAGAACGTGACCATTGCACACGGCTACCGGAGCACCTTCAACATTGGAAACTTCACCTCCGATATCCGCTACCGCGAATCGGCCGACGGCTTCCAGCAGGCACGCGAAGCCACTTCGGGAAACTACATTTCGGAATACGAGATCTCGCAGGTATCCATCAGCGAACAGTTCAACCCGCTGATAAACTTCGACATGACCTGGCAGAACAGCCTGCTGACGCGTTTCGAATATCGCAAGTCGAGAGACATCGGCCTGAGCTTTGCCAACAACCAGATCACAGATGTAAGCAGCAACGAGATCATCGTGGGAACGGGTTACCGCTTCCGCGACCTGGCCTTTAACATCTCACAGGGCGGAGGCCGTCAGCGCATCGAAAGCGACCTGGTGCTGCGCTTTGATCTCTCGATCCGCACCAACCGCACCGTGCTGCGCAAGCTGGTGGAAGATGTGGACCTGATCTCTGCAGGCCAGCGTACCTTCTCGATCAATACTTCGGCTGATTACCAGGTAAGCCCCAGGGTGAATTTCCGCCTCTTCTACGACAGGGTCTTCACCAATCCCTTTGTGTCGAACCAGTTTACCAACGTCAACACCAATGCCGGCTTTAGCTTGCGGTTTATGCTGATGTAAAGCAGGCAAGCCATAAAAAAACAAAAGGCTGTCTCACAACGCGGAGACAGCCTTTTTCATTTTACCCCCGAGAAATTAAAGAAGGCTCACCTCACCCCCTTTGTTCTCAATCAATCTTGAATATTGCTCCCAGTCCAGGTCGTAAAGATCCCCTTTCAAGGCTATACCCGGACCTAAGTTCAAACGTATCTGACACGTAGTTCAGACGTAGTTCAGACGTGTAAAACCGTTTATACTACGTCTTAACTACGTCTGAACTACGTCTGAACTACGTTTAAACTCCGAATAAGAAATGGACCAGACAGGGTTGTGCCTGGACCTTACGAGCAGTTTATTTTCTTTCGGAGATCGCCTGGATATTAAGCTCCTGGGGATTAATCCTAGCTGCTAAAGGAAGAGAAGGAGAACTTATCCTTTAGGTGAATCAATTCTTCTTTCATGATGACAGGGGGGAGGGACAGCAGCTTTTGAATGCGAAGGTCGGGCGCTAACTTGATTTCACGCATTACCAGGTGCTGGTTGACAAAGATCATATCCAGGGAAGGATAGATTTCTTTAATGAGCCCTGCAATGGATTCAATGGAGACATTGTGCTCGCTGAGGTTGTAAGTTCCGGAAGGCAGATCCTCGCGGAGCAGGTTGGCAAGTACGTTCACCACTTTGTCGACGTGGATGAAAGCCCTCTGCTGTTTTCCGTTGCCGGTGATCTGGATGCGTCCGATAAAATTGGCTTCAAACATAAAACGGTTGATGACTGCATCCACCCGGATGCTGGGACTGTAGCCATAAACGTTTCCGCAACGGATGACCCAGGTATTCATCTTGTCAAAGAGGCGCTCCACGTGGGCCTCGCCCCGCAATTTGCTGTTGCCGTAAAAAGTCCGGGGGTCGGGCGGGGTATCGATGGTGATCATTTCGTCGGAAGCACCGTATACAGAGGTGGTGCTTAGATAAACAAAGCGCTTCACCTGGCTTTCTTCGACGGCATAGACCAGTTCGGCCGTGCCCCAGTGGTTGATCTGCTCGAAAAGGTGTGAATGCTCTGAGGCAAGGGGGGTGGAAACCTTGGCGGCGAGGTGATAGACCACATCAATATCCTCGAGCACTTTTCGCAGATTGCGCGAATCGAGCAATTCGCCCATGATGAACTTGATCTTGTGCGGCTCGTAGCGGTGGTCGAGAAAGAGGTTGTGGTTGCGCCTGCTCAGGTTGTCGTAAACTACGATCTTTTCGACTGCGGGATCTTTCAGCAGTTCAAAAATCAGTTCATTGCCAATATAACCAGCTCCTCCGGTGATCAGGATCTTCATCTCAGGTCAATTTAATTATCTTTCTTTTCCTGCTGATTTCAGGCTTTTTTTTCAATCAGTTCGGCATTGAGGCCACACTCGGTTTTCTTTTGTCCGAACCACCTGCCCCCGCGCCCATCTCCTTTTTCAGCGGGGCGAGTGCAAGGCTCGCATCCAATGCTGGTGTAGCCCTTCTCTTCCAGGGGGTGACGGGGCAGGCCAAAACGTTCAATGTATTCTTCCACCATATCCCTTGTCCAGTGCAACACCGGATGATAACGGAGGGTGTTTTTCTGTACCATAAGTTCTTCCTGCATTTGCTGGCGGTGGCTGTTCTGATCGGCACGCACCCCGTTAATCCAGACATCATAAAGCTCCAGCAGGCCCTCCACAGGCTGCACCTTGTTGAGATAGCAGCAATAGTCGGGATCGGAAGTAAAAAGAAGGGTCCCTTCCCGGTTGCGCTGCATGATCTTGGGCACCAGTGGAAAAAGATCTATCACGCGCAGCCCGAAAGCGGCCGCCACCTCCTCCTTGTATAAAATGGTTTCGGGAAAATGGTAACCAGTATTGATAAAATATACCGGTATGCTGCGGTCAATGCGGCTTAGGATGTGCAGCAGCACCACGCTGTGGGTCTGGAAGCTGGAGGTGGAAAACAAGCGTTTGCCAAGCTCAAGGTAGTGTTCAATCTTATATTGAATGGAGGAAATATCCATTATTAAGCCAGCTTGTTGCAGAACAAATGTAACAATAATTTTCAGGCTGTTTCCAGGGGAAAAAGCCCTTCCTTTATTTCAGGTTAACAGCAACGGGGATAAATCGCAGGCACAGTTATTGCAAAGAGCAGGGAAATCAATACCTTTATTGATCAAAGATCCAGCATCCCTTTATGAGGGTTTGAAGGGGGTGCCCGTAAGAAATTGCTGAATGAAACGATTCTCCCACAACGTATGCTTATTTTGTTTACTGATCATGATGTTTCTGGTCGCAGGCCTGAAATTATCTGCACAGGAGAATCCTCCCCTCAGGAGTTCTAATGGTAATATGATAAACCCCCACGGGCAATACCGGGTCCTGAATCTTTTTATCAACATCATTTATGATGAGACCCCGCATATCGACCCCATCCAAAAGCCGAATGACATCTGGCCGGAAGCCATCCAGGAAGGCATCAACACCGATGCACCTGCCTACCTGGAGCAGTTTATGGACACGGAGTTCTATGCTTCGGGCGGCTACGGGGTCATGACCCGGCTGTATCGCGAGTCCTCCTTCGATCGGTTGGTTTTGCTGGGTGATTTTATGGTGGTCAACATCAGGCAATCGGAAATCCCAAAAAGCAATGACCGTTATTTCGGAAAGGAGCTGGGTCAGTTTTCACTGACCTTGCTGGTCAGGGCTGCCATCAGCCTCATCAATGAAAATGGGGGGCTGAAAACCATTTACGGCCACAACGATATGGCAGAATACGACACCTTTACCCCATCAGGCATGGGTAAGCCCAAGGCAATGGAACCCAACGGGAAGTTTGACTTCATCCAGATCATGACAAGGAATACGACCTATGTTGACACCACTTTTGTAAGGGATGGCAAAACGCTAACCCACAGGCTTCAATACGGGCAGCTGAGGTACGGGCAGGGCTGGGGAAACTATAAACCAGCCGATGAACTCAGAGCAGGAAATACCTTTTACGGCTACGACCTTGGAACCATCCAGTGTGTCGGCGATGTAAACTTTACGGACAACCCCACCAATATTATTCAGCACGAATTTTCGCACAACCTGTTTGGCGGCAACAACTTTCACGCCTCCGGGGGTAATCATTACACGGGCGGAGGCACCAACACCTTTTTCGGCACGGAAGGAGGCTATGGCCTGATGGGCAGCTACCATTCCGGGCTGGTGTCGTGCAATGGCTATGAACGCTGGCGCATGCAATGGACCAGCCAGGACTACAACCCCCGGGGATATCTCATCCAGGCTGGAGGGGAACCGGCGGATATCCGAAAGGAAGATGGTCCGAAGCGCTTTTTTCTGAGGGATTTTGTCACCACCGGGGATGCCATCCGGGTTTTGCTCCCCTATAAGGATGAAGGGGCATCTAACCAATACCTATGGCTCGAAAACCACCAGGTGGGGCTGAACAATAAGCTGGACTATCTGCAATATTCGCTGGATTTTTTCGGGGATACCCTGAACCCCTGCCGCCACACAGGAACACCGGGCATTTATGCTTACATTCAAGTAGGCAAGGATATTCTGGAAGGCACTTCCTCAGAGGTGTTTCCCTTTAACGAAACCGATAACCTTCGGGTTTTCAGCGCCGAGGGAAACTGGGACTTCGAACTGATGGAGGGGGAATATTCCTGCGTGGCCTACGATCACAACAGGCGAACGGAACTCCGGCTTAAGCCCAATCCCCTTTCAGGTTATCAGGATCAAACAACGCACTTTTTCCCGCCCGATGGACAGGATGTGATCCGCAGGGTGGACGGCGATGGCATCGCCATCAAATATTTCTCCCGGCGCGTAGGGGACAAGGACGTGTCTTATTCCTATTACGGGGATGACCTGGATGCCTTTACAGGAAAAACTGTACTCAACCTGGGCAGCAATCCCCCAGCGGCCAATGTGACGACTTTTTATGTAAACCAGCGCCATGAGGGGAATAACAATCACACCATCTCCAGCCAAAACATCAATACCTCGCACATTTATCTCAGCGGTTTAAGGGTCGAAATGGAAGCGCTCAGCCAGGGCAACTTCAGGGTGGAAATAAGCTGGGACGATTACGAGGTGGCAGACGATGTCCGCTGGACCGGAAACATTGTTGTGAAAGAAAAAGTCACTGTAAAGGAAAACCGCATCATTGAACTAAACCAAAGCCTGACCCCAAATCAGATCACCCGTGACACCGTTTCGGGTTTATTTGCAAAACCAACGGTACTGACCCTGGAGGGAAGTTCAGCCTTCATCCTGAAGGAGCGGTCAAAAGTACGACTAAGCCAGGGCTCTTCACTGGTGCTGAAACCAGGCAGCCTGCTTTCGATCGGCGACGGGGCCACATTGATCGTTGGCACAGGCGACACCCTCAGAATATCATCACAGGCCAGGGTTCAAATCCCCGGCAACGGAAGGATACGGGTTAACAGGGGTGGTGTGGTCTGCCTGGAAGAAGGGGCGGAATTGCTGTTGGGAAAAGGCCGGCGAAACTTCAGGCTCCACCGGAAGTCGGTCATTCCTGCTGGCTTTGTTGACCCGAAGGAACTCCCGGCTTACCGGTAAGCGGGAAACAAAACCCGTTCCCCAGTCATTCATCTGGCAGCCTTCCTGCCTGCTGAAATAAATTATTATCCAGCCTAAATCATTACCCCGGGCATCTTTTGGTGAACTGCAATATCCTAAAAGCTGCTCTCAGCCATGATCTTAACCCAGGTCTATTATTGAAAACACTGCTGAACCATTTATCCGTCTGAATGTTGTAATTTTGCACAGAAAAGCCCTTGCTGGTAAACCAAAAACCATGTTCCATGCCGGCCGTTGACGCCATAAAATTCCGTCCCCTGACTTCCTGGATCAAACCGGTGAGCACCCCTTTTCTAATCTCGGGTCCCTGCAGTGCCGAGAGTCGGCGCCAGGTGATGGAAACGGCTTTGGGCCTTGCTGCCACGGGAATGGTAAGTGTGATGCGGGCAGGGGTGTGGAAGCCCCGAACCCGTCCCCGTTCTTTTGAAGGCAGGGGTGAAGAGGCCCTACAGTGGCTGGTGGAGGCCCGCGATGCCACGGGACTGCCCATTGCGGTGGAGGTAGCCTCGCCCGCCCACCTGGAGCTGTGCCTGAAATATGATATTGACATGGTCTGGATTGGTGCCCGCACTAGCGTGAACCCCTTTTCTGTTCAGGAAATCGCAGATGCCCTTTTTGGTACTGAGATGCCCGTGCTGGTGAAGAATCCCATCAACCCCGACCTGAAACTCTGGATTGGCGCCATTGAACGCATCTACCATTCTGGCATCGACCGCATCATTGCCGTTCACCGGGGTTTTAACACTTACGACGACAGCGTGTTTCGCAACGTGCCCCTCTGGGAAATCCCCATTGAACTCAAACGAACTTT
Proteins encoded in this window:
- a CDS encoding chorismate mutase; this translates as MPAVDAIKFRPLTSWIKPVSTPFLISGPCSAESRRQVMETALGLAATGMVSVMRAGVWKPRTRPRSFEGRGEEALQWLVEARDATGLPIAVEVASPAHLELCLKYDIDMVWIGARTSVNPFSVQEIADALFGTEMPVLVKNPINPDLKLWIGAIERIYHSGIDRIIAVHRGFNTYDDSVFRNVPLWEIPIELKRTFPGLPIICDPSHISGSRRLLLQVAQNAIDLDYDGLMIESHCNPEKALTDASQQVTPEDLFDLISHLVVRRAGCVKGEATRQLEAYRRQIDEIDRNILYFLSKRMEIVEKIGQLKKSNDITILQIRRWNNIFRDRMKRGQDLGIDPAFLRTLLEMVHQQSIELQNRIMNENS
- a CDS encoding SDR family oxidoreductase; translated protein: MKILITGGAGYIGNELIFELLKDPAVEKIVVYDNLSRRNHNLFLDHRYEPHKIKFIMGELLDSRNLRKVLEDIDVVYHLAAKVSTPLASEHSHLFEQINHWGTAELVYAVEESQVKRFVYLSTTSVYGASDEMITIDTPPDPRTFYGNSKLRGEAHVERLFDKMNTWVIRCGNVYGYSPSIRVDAVINRFMFEANFIGRIQITGNGKQQRAFIHVDKVVNVLANLLREDLPSGTYNLSEHNVSIESIAGLIKEIYPSLDMIFVNQHLVMREIKLAPDLRIQKLLSLPPVIMKEELIHLKDKFSFSSFSS
- a CDS encoding phosphoadenylyl-sulfate reductase yields the protein MDISSIQYKIEHYLELGKRLFSTSSFQTHSVVLLHILSRIDRSIPVYFINTGYHFPETILYKEEVAAAFGLRVIDLFPLVPKIMQRNREGTLLFTSDPDYCCYLNKVQPVEGLLELYDVWINGVRADQNSHRQQMQEELMVQKNTLRYHPVLHWTRDMVEEYIERFGLPRHPLEEKGYTSIGCEPCTRPAEKGDGRGGRWFGQKKTECGLNAELIEKKA